The Bartonella australis AUST/NH1 genome contains the following window.
ATTGATTAAGCCTGTCACGCAATTCTTTGCCAGTTTTAAAAAAAGGGACCCATTTTTCTTCAACCACGACAGTTTCACCCGTCCGCGGATTACGGCCGCTGCGAGCTGAACGGCTTTTGACGGAAAAAGCTCCAAAGCCGCGAAGTTCGACGCGGTTGCCGTCGGCGAGTGCTGCGGAAATTTCTTCAAAAATAGCATTCACAATATTTTCCACATCACGTTGAAAAAGATGCGGGTTATGACGAGCGATGATTTGTACAAGTTCTGATCTAACCAAAATAGCCTCTCTTTCGCATAAAAAGATAGTCCCCCACGATTGTGCATCCCACGCACGCACATTACCATATATACATTAAACTGAGAACAAAATAAAACCAATAAGAGGCTGATTGCAATAAGCAAAATTTGAAAATATGCCTTATAAAAGCTCGAAGATTAATAAAGCGGAGTATTTGAGAGATCAAAACGATATGGTTATACGCGATCGCTATGAATTTTTTTCAATAAAATCATCTTTTGGTGACGTTTTTAAAGAAGCGTATCATCATTCAATCCGGATTTGTTTATTGAAATTTTTTTTGCTCTCCTCTGCATTAGCTATAGCGCTTATTTTTTGCTGGTTCACATTTTTTTCTGTTTCTGCTTCCTCTGACACCATCATTTTGAATCATGAAGAGAGTGAGACGATAAAATTAACTATGACAAATCCAAAACTAGAAGGCTATACGAGCTCTCGTGATCCTTATTGGATTAAAGCGGAAAAAGCATTTCAAGAGCGTGCACATTCTGGGATGATTAAATTACAAAATATTACAGCTGAGGCAGTCGCCGGCGAACAGGGGCGGGTTTTTCTCAAGGCACAAGGGGGGGGATACGATAATATTAATGGTCTTTTGCGCTTAGATAAGCCGTTTATGATAACGACAACAAGCGGCGCGGTTGCACATTTTATGGCCGCAGATATTAATTTGTCAGAAGGCCAATTAAAAACCGATCAGCACGTGGATATTCAGCATACAGATTTTTACCTCACAGCGGGCGCTTTGCACGTCTTGGAAAAAGGGCAGATTATGCATTTTCAAGGTGGTGTACACTTAACACTTAATAAGTAATGAGACAGTTTAAAAATTTGTGGGAGACAGGACATGCGTATATGAAGGAGGAAATAAAAAATTAAGAGTGATAAGATGAAATCAAGAATGTTTCGTAGAAAGTGGGTAGGTGTACATTTGACTTTAAACATTCTGATGTTAGGACCAGCTACTGTTTATGGGTATGCTGAAGCGGCTCAGTCCGGAGTTGGTTTTTTGAACGGTAAAG
Protein-coding sequences here:
- the lptC gene encoding LPS export ABC transporter periplasmic protein LptC — translated: MVIRDRYEFFSIKSSFGDVFKEAYHHSIRICLLKFFLLSSALAIALIFCWFTFFSVSASSDTIILNHEESETIKLTMTNPKLEGYTSSRDPYWIKAEKAFQERAHSGMIKLQNITAEAVAGEQGRVFLKAQGGGYDNINGLLRLDKPFMITTTSGAVAHFMAADINLSEGQLKTDQHVDIQHTDFYLTAGALHVLEKGQIMHFQGGVHLTLNK
- the ihfB gene encoding integration host factor subunit beta, yielding MVRSELVQIIARHNPHLFQRDVENIVNAIFEEISAALADGNRVELRGFGAFSVKSRSARSGRNPRTGETVVVEEKWVPFFKTGKELRDRLNQ